The DNA segment CCATTCATAGTGGGGGCCTCGCCAATGGTGGGCAACCTGGATACGGTGCGGCGCCTGGAAGACGCTGGCGCCGCCGCCTTCGTGATGGAATCGCTATTCGAGGAACAGATCGTGATGGAGCAGGGGCGCACGCTCCTTGACATTCAGTCGCACGTCGATGAATTTTCCGAGGCAAGCTCATTTTTCCCTGAACCCGCGGAGTTCCGGCTCGGACCGCAAACCTATCTGGATCAGATCCGCCACATCAAGGCGGCGGTGCAAGTGCCGGTGATTGCCTCGCTCAACGGCATCAGCGCGAGCGGCTGGCTGGAATACGCAAAGCTCATCGAGCAGGCTGGCGCCGATGCGCTGGAGCTCAACGTCTATTACGTGGCCACGGACCCCGATGAAAGTGGTGTGGCGGTCGAGCGCCGCACCATCGACATCGTTCGCACAGTGAAACGCGCAATCCGGATACCGGTCGCCGTCAAGCTGTCTCCGTTCTTCTCATCCCTGGCGCATTTCGCGGCTGGACTGGAGTCTGCCGGCGCTGACGGGCTGGTGCTTTTCAACCGCTTTTACCAGCCGGACATCGACCTCGAGGAG comes from the Georgfuchsia toluolica genome and includes:
- a CDS encoding dihydroorotate dehydrogenase-like protein encodes the protein MAKPLTTTTPTDLSTCYLGLKLPHPFIVGASPMVGNLDTVRRLEDAGAAAFVMESLFEEQIVMEQGRTLLDIQSHVDEFSEASSFFPEPAEFRLGPQTYLDQIRHIKAAVQVPVIASLNGISASGWLEYAKLIEQAGADALELNVYYVATDPDESGVAVERRTIDIVRTVKRAIRIPVAVKLSPFFSSLAHFAAGLESAGADGLVLFNRFYQPDIDLEELEVRNELHLSDSSELLLRVRWLAILSAQRKLDIAVSGGVHTATDAVKAVMAGARSVQVVSAILKNGPQHLATLRSELSRIVEELGYASLSEMHGCMNLARCPDPAAFERGNYMRILQSWRP